A part of Rhopalosiphum maidis isolate BTI-1 chromosome 3, ASM367621v3, whole genome shotgun sequence genomic DNA contains:
- the LOC113558938 gene encoding uncharacterized protein LOC113558938 isoform X1: MLIKIRGIGQTQLTEFTTFLEVPSLSCSGFNKVQVEIGNIIYKSSWDEMKHASEEKKRIGIECGDVDSDGIPMCTAAIIGLKTQKILFIGVRNKYCVTCQRSANKMEVTPIHE, encoded by the exons ATGCTAATCAAAATTCgag GTATTGGCCAAACGCAGTTAACTGAGTTTACAACATTTTTGGAAGTCCCTTCTCTGTCATGTAGTGGATTTAATAAAGTACAAGTGGAGATTgggaatataatttacaaatcttCGTGGGATGAAATGAAACATGCTAGTGAAGAGAAAAAACGGATTGGTATAGAATGTGGTGATGTGGATTCAGATGGAATACCAATGTGTACC GCTGCtattattggtttaaaaacacaaaaaatactttttattggaGTCCGAAATAAGTACTGTGTAACATGTCAAAGGTCTGCTAATAAAATGGAAGTGACACCAatacatgaataa
- the LOC113558938 gene encoding uncharacterized protein LOC113558938 isoform X2: MLIKIRGIGQTQLTEFTTFLEVPSLSCSGFNKVQVEIGNIIYKSSWDEMKHASEEKKRIGIECGDVDSDGIPMCTVSRNVTIRRNTMPCPE, from the exons ATGCTAATCAAAATTCgag GTATTGGCCAAACGCAGTTAACTGAGTTTACAACATTTTTGGAAGTCCCTTCTCTGTCATGTAGTGGATTTAATAAAGTACAAGTGGAGATTgggaatataatttacaaatcttCGTGGGATGAAATGAAACATGCTAGTGAAGAGAAAAAACGGATTGGTATAGAATGTGGTGATGTGGATTCAGATGGAATACCAATGTGTACCGTAAGTCGAAACGTAACTATAAGACGAAATACGATGCCTTGTCCGGAGTA G
- the LOC113557072 gene encoding serine/Arginine-related protein 53-like: MSKYSSDSNSRDRTRSYSRYYNQRHRSSSSSSTDSSKYSRKKHSSRSGSRYHKKSKRRHRSNSSSDHSSSRHKRSSRSYRRDESRSKRKHRRKSSSTSYESNNSNSSFKNHQSKSSKTINDNEKNKKLQDDLLVRKSETINKNDHDANWLQKNVLDIVKRENSIEQINQEGFVFKVFNPSSEQKEEKTIDKTKFDVPKIKEEVTNTLPTEESTFIICNPERLLNARYKLLTKQERCFNWAKKLFESYNQSERNGGQFKD, translated from the exons ATGAGTAAGTATTCGAGTGATTCAAACTCGCGTGACAGAACTAGAAGTTATAGTCGTTATTATAACCAAAGGCACAG gtcTTCAAGTTCTTCATCTACAGatagttcaaaatattcaagaaaaaaacattcaagCAGATCTGGATCaag ATACCATAAAAAATCGAAGCGTAGACACAGATCCAATAGTTCATCAGATCATTCATCGTCAAGACATAAACGTTCAAGCCGTTCCTACCGGAGAGATGAAAGTCGTTCAAAAAGAAAACATCGTAGAAAAAGTTCATCTACTAGTTATGAATCAAATAACTCCAATtcttcatttaaaaatcaccAATCTAAAAGTTCTAAAACAATCAatgacaatgaaaaaaataaaaagttacaaGATGATTTGTTAGTTAGAAAATCTGAAActattaacaaaaatgatcATGATGCAAATTGgcttcaaaaaaatgttt tggATATTGTGAAAAGAGAAAATTCAATTGAACAGATCAATCAAGaaggatttgtttttaaagttttcaatCCATCATCTGAACAAAAAGAAGAGAAAACTATAGACAAAACCAAATTTGatgttccaaaaataaaagaagaaGTTACTAATACTTTACCTACAGAAGAatcaacttttattatatgcaaTCCAGAAAGATTATTGAATGCAagg tataaattacttacaaaGCAAGAGCGGTGCTTTAACTGGGcaaagaaattatttgaatctTACAATCAGTCTGAGCGTAACGGTGGACAATTTAAAGATTAA